The following coding sequences are from one Bos indicus x Bos taurus breed Angus x Brahman F1 hybrid chromosome 5, Bos_hybrid_MaternalHap_v2.0, whole genome shotgun sequence window:
- the STRAP gene encoding serine-threonine kinase receptor-associated protein isoform X1, producing MAMRQTPLTCSGHTRPVVDLAFSGITPYGYFLISACKDGKPMLRQGDTGDWIGTFLGHKGAVWGATLNKDATKAATAAADFTAKVWDAVSGDELMTLAHKHIVKTVDFTQDSNYLLTGGQDKLLRIYDLNKPEAEPKEISGHTSGIKKALWCSEDKQILSADDKTVRLWDHATMTEVKSLNFNMSVSSMEYIPEGEILVITYGRSIAFHSAVSLDPIKSFEAPATINSASLHPEKEFVVAGGEDFKLYKYDYNSGEELESYKGHFGPIHCVRFSPDGELYASGSEDGTLRLWQTVVGKTYGLWKCVLPEEDSGELAKPKINFPETAEEELEEIASENSDSIYSSTPEVKA from the exons ATGGCGATGAGGCAGACACCGCTCACCTGCTCCGGCCACACGCGGCCTGTGGTAGATCTGGCCTTCAGTGGCATCACGCCTTATGGCTATTTTCTAATCAGCGCTTGCAAAG ATGGTAAGCCTATGCTTCGCCAGGGAGATACAGGAGACTGGATTGGAACATTTTTGGGTCATAAGGGTGCCGTTTGGGGCGCAACATTGAATAAAGATGCCACCAAGGCAGCGACAGCCGCTGCAGATTTCACAGC cAAAGTATGGGATGCTGTCTCAGGAGATGAATTGATGACCCTGGCTCATAAACACATTGTCAAGACGGTGGATTTTACGCAG GATAGTAATTACTTGTTAACTGGGGGACAGGATAAACTGTTACGCATATATGACTTGAACAAACCTGAAGCAG AACCTAAGGAAATCAGTGGTCACACCTCTGGTATTAAAAAGGCTTTGTGGTGCAGTGAGGATAAACAGATCCTTTCAGCGGATGATAAAACTGTTCG CCTTTGGGATCATGCTACTATGACGGAAGTGAAATCTCTAAATTTTAATATGTCCGTTAGCAGTATGGAATACATTCCTGAGGGAGAGATTTTGGTAATAACTTATGGACGATCTATTGCTTTTCATAGTGCAGTAAG tttggaCCCAATTAAATCCTTTGAAGCTCCTGCAACCATCAATTCTGCATCTCTTCATCCTGAGAAAGAATTTGTTGTTGCAGGTGGTGaagattttaaactttataagTATGATTATAATAGTGGAGAAGAATTAG AATCCTACAAAGGACACTTTGGTCCTATTCACTGTGTGAGGTTTAGTCCTGATGGAGAACTCTATGCCAGTGGTTCTGAAGATGGAACATTGAGACTGTGGCAAACTGTGGTTGGAAAAACATATGGCCTTTGGAAATGTGTGCTTCCTG aaGAAGATAGTGGTGAGCTGGCAAAGCCCAAGATCAATTTTCCAGAGACAGCGGAAGAGGAGCTAG AAGAAATTGCTTCAGAGAATTCAGATTCCATCTATAGTTCAACTCCTGAAGTTAAGGCCTGA
- the STRAP gene encoding serine-threonine kinase receptor-associated protein isoform X2: MAMRQTPLTCSGHTRPVVDLAFSGITPYGYFLISACKDGKPMLRQGDTGDWIGTFLGHKGAVWGATLNKDATKAATAAADFTAKVWDAVSGDELMTLAHKHIVKTVDFTQDSNYLLTGGQDKLLRIYDLNKPEAEPKEISGHTSGIKKALWCSEDKQILSADDKTVRLWDHATMTEVKSLNFNMSVSSMEYIPEGEILVITYGRSIAFHSAVSLDPIKSFEAPATINSASLHPEKEFVVAGGEDFKLYKYDYNSGEELESYKGHFGPIHCVRFSPDGELYASGSEDGTLRLWQTVVGKTYGLWKCVLPEDSGELAKPKINFPETAEEELEEIASENSDSIYSSTPEVKA; encoded by the exons ATGGCGATGAGGCAGACACCGCTCACCTGCTCCGGCCACACGCGGCCTGTGGTAGATCTGGCCTTCAGTGGCATCACGCCTTATGGCTATTTTCTAATCAGCGCTTGCAAAG ATGGTAAGCCTATGCTTCGCCAGGGAGATACAGGAGACTGGATTGGAACATTTTTGGGTCATAAGGGTGCCGTTTGGGGCGCAACATTGAATAAAGATGCCACCAAGGCAGCGACAGCCGCTGCAGATTTCACAGC cAAAGTATGGGATGCTGTCTCAGGAGATGAATTGATGACCCTGGCTCATAAACACATTGTCAAGACGGTGGATTTTACGCAG GATAGTAATTACTTGTTAACTGGGGGACAGGATAAACTGTTACGCATATATGACTTGAACAAACCTGAAGCAG AACCTAAGGAAATCAGTGGTCACACCTCTGGTATTAAAAAGGCTTTGTGGTGCAGTGAGGATAAACAGATCCTTTCAGCGGATGATAAAACTGTTCG CCTTTGGGATCATGCTACTATGACGGAAGTGAAATCTCTAAATTTTAATATGTCCGTTAGCAGTATGGAATACATTCCTGAGGGAGAGATTTTGGTAATAACTTATGGACGATCTATTGCTTTTCATAGTGCAGTAAG tttggaCCCAATTAAATCCTTTGAAGCTCCTGCAACCATCAATTCTGCATCTCTTCATCCTGAGAAAGAATTTGTTGTTGCAGGTGGTGaagattttaaactttataagTATGATTATAATAGTGGAGAAGAATTAG AATCCTACAAAGGACACTTTGGTCCTATTCACTGTGTGAGGTTTAGTCCTGATGGAGAACTCTATGCCAGTGGTTCTGAAGATGGAACATTGAGACTGTGGCAAACTGTGGTTGGAAAAACATATGGCCTTTGGAAATGTGTGCTTCCTG AAGATAGTGGTGAGCTGGCAAAGCCCAAGATCAATTTTCCAGAGACAGCGGAAGAGGAGCTAG AAGAAATTGCTTCAGAGAATTCAGATTCCATCTATAGTTCAACTCCTGAAGTTAAGGCCTGA